From Virgibacillus natechei, the proteins below share one genomic window:
- a CDS encoding DUF4282 domain-containing protein: MFEEFISFNKMLTPTLIKIVFWLGVAISVLPGLLMMFDGGFSVIIGLILIAFGPLMVRIYCELLIVIFKIHESLNDMNQKLDKLDR; encoded by the coding sequence ATGTTTGAAGAGTTTATTAGTTTCAACAAAATGTTAACGCCAACACTTATTAAGATTGTATTTTGGTTAGGTGTAGCTATATCTGTGTTACCAGGATTGTTAATGATGTTTGATGGTGGTTTTTCAGTAATTATCGGACTTATTTTGATTGCTTTTGGACCGCTTATGGTACGTATTTATTGTGAATTATTAATTGTAATCTTTAAAATTCATGAGTCGTTGAACGATATGAATCAAAAGCTTGATAAATTGGATAGATGA
- a CDS encoding AAA domain-containing protein produces the protein MSEVAETTDVAKIFEYLLAVKNLNEKTILSVQQYEKVWWVQDFPNLQGCYVGGGGEVEDAWLEVHKQKITSAPTPPVAISEWVKHWDKPSTEPIKVVQIYKGIDQDNGQEIFEKFTDDEERVSKFEEWLEEKWRPWAKEMRPKLEIQKVYDQLFATHQQLQREMDDIEIAWGHGLLNWQVNGEKIQRHVLVTKLELQFQPKRGLFALIPTTKGTELETDMLPTNDVPNMSRIMEMEGQVKEADLDPWNVDSMEPFFKEIAHTISPYGSYIKQTGKPSITNNPLITYTPAIFLRKSGNRLWQKELETAIEKVENGYPVPNSIKLLTANGEVESQPEPEAESGRTTKKEWQGVGEQLLFPLPTNNAQKLIATKLSNNDGVLVQGPPGTGKSHTIANLISHLLAHGKRVLVTSEKERALQVLRDKIPEEIRALVVSVLGGDSRSVKEIEDSIKFIAENLDSQQPETLEKNIQGLEKELDQTKRNIARINTEINQTAEAENTPITIESETYTPLEASKWLNENSTHGWIPDRITLNDDFPLHEDETKEFFKLHGIIKGEDRKLLSKNQLATRDIVQPDVFEKAVSQVKSTEQDLKPYENVISDWDVKDLTYHFNIEEKVKLVEKSMRKLAVIQEETWRSLLLKEILGDAERQDNWSDFHKNVYDEVRQIEAIDSDLIAEEIVIPENVNHTILKEDLEVIKQRLEDNKSIGWMFKNILGRKYSYIFEQCKINGLEIRHKQDVEKILKYTDGNILIQKLVLKWNRTMNEYQGPTIDENQKRMTTTVKQLLDDMGQMVRWEKDIIHELDGIRDEIVIPRKPQWDSMEWFTTLKNGLTAIYYQQQLKQANTIFNTTTDTLAQANAKSGNMEIVDALLTACHEKDVALWKESWNELKRLEELNESFHRYKELHEKIEKMAPLWLEQLEEQGGQGEAMYPPEDLRLAWKWKKLSTWIEDIESKSTIEKLEEDLQLETNNESKIIKQLVATSTWKSQIERTTKEQKRSLFAWLKAIQRVGKGTGKYANVYRKEASKEMATARGAIPVWIMPIKSVIENLDLTADQFDVVIVDESSQSNLFSLSALLRGKKAVIVGDDNQISPESVGTDIGETHGLIDRYLNNIPNKLQFEMKTSLYDTASRVFDSKIILKEHFRCVPEIIQFSNDFMYGGMIDPLRLPLGNEALDPPVKAIRVADGYRKEDSKKAINEPEAEAIVEEIARLCKEEQYANKTFGVISLQGYDQANIIENKLREAIGEEEMINRQIICGDAYSFQGDERDVIFMSLVAAPNMRIGPMTGRSAYQRFNVAASRARDQMLLFHSVELNDLNPECARYRLLQYCKEPYRVQQEIDEVQDEFDSKFEEDVFRLIKARGYRVIPQVKVGTLGKRIDLVVEGMRNRLAVECDGDRWHGLDKWEEDIERQRVLERVGWTFWRIRGSQFYLDREKALEPLWKKLDEMGIQPGG, from the coding sequence ATGTCCGAAGTAGCAGAAACGACAGATGTTGCCAAGATTTTTGAGTATTTACTTGCTGTAAAAAATCTAAATGAGAAAACGATTTTAAGTGTACAGCAGTATGAGAAGGTCTGGTGGGTACAAGATTTCCCGAATTTACAAGGATGCTATGTTGGGGGTGGGGGAGAAGTAGAAGATGCTTGGTTGGAAGTACATAAACAAAAGATAACATCCGCTCCCACGCCACCGGTAGCAATCAGTGAATGGGTAAAGCATTGGGATAAACCTAGTACAGAGCCTATTAAAGTAGTCCAGATTTACAAAGGAATCGATCAGGATAATGGGCAAGAAATTTTTGAAAAATTTACAGACGATGAAGAGAGAGTTTCCAAGTTTGAGGAGTGGCTGGAGGAGAAATGGAGACCTTGGGCGAAGGAAATGAGGCCGAAATTAGAAATACAGAAGGTGTATGACCAGCTATTTGCGACCCACCAACAATTGCAGCGTGAAATGGATGATATTGAAATTGCTTGGGGACACGGATTGTTGAATTGGCAGGTAAATGGTGAGAAGATACAACGTCATGTACTCGTTACCAAATTAGAGTTGCAATTTCAACCGAAGAGAGGACTTTTTGCCCTCATTCCAACAACCAAGGGAACAGAACTGGAAACAGATATGTTGCCAACAAATGATGTTCCGAATATGTCGCGAATTATGGAAATGGAAGGGCAAGTGAAGGAAGCGGACCTAGATCCGTGGAATGTAGATTCCATGGAGCCTTTCTTTAAAGAAATCGCACACACCATCAGTCCCTATGGATCGTACATAAAGCAAACAGGGAAACCAAGCATCACCAACAATCCATTGATTACCTATACACCGGCTATTTTCCTAAGAAAAAGCGGCAATCGTCTGTGGCAAAAGGAATTAGAAACTGCTATTGAAAAAGTTGAAAACGGATATCCCGTTCCAAATTCAATTAAACTATTAACGGCTAATGGAGAAGTGGAATCGCAACCAGAACCAGAAGCTGAATCAGGTCGTACCACAAAGAAAGAATGGCAAGGGGTTGGTGAACAACTTTTATTTCCACTGCCAACCAATAATGCACAAAAGCTAATCGCAACAAAATTATCAAATAACGATGGTGTACTTGTTCAGGGACCACCAGGAACTGGGAAAAGCCATACGATTGCCAATCTAATTAGTCATTTATTGGCGCATGGGAAACGCGTATTGGTTACAAGTGAAAAAGAGCGGGCATTGCAAGTGCTCCGTGACAAGATACCAGAGGAAATACGTGCGCTAGTTGTCAGTGTTTTAGGTGGCGATTCCCGCTCGGTAAAAGAAATTGAGGATTCGATTAAATTTATTGCAGAAAACCTAGATAGCCAGCAACCTGAAACCTTGGAGAAAAATATTCAAGGGCTGGAAAAGGAACTGGATCAGACGAAACGAAATATTGCTCGAATAAATACGGAGATTAATCAAACAGCGGAAGCGGAAAACACACCCATAACGATCGAGTCAGAAACGTATACCCCACTGGAAGCTTCGAAATGGTTGAATGAAAATTCTACGCATGGATGGATTCCAGATAGAATTACATTAAACGATGACTTTCCGCTTCATGAGGATGAAACGAAGGAATTCTTCAAGCTACACGGAATTATTAAGGGTGAGGACCGCAAATTATTATCAAAAAATCAATTAGCAACGCGTGATATTGTGCAGCCAGATGTTTTTGAAAAAGCAGTATCTCAAGTTAAATCTACCGAACAAGATCTCAAACCTTATGAAAATGTAATTTCGGATTGGGATGTTAAGGACTTAACGTACCATTTTAATATAGAAGAAAAAGTAAAACTGGTTGAAAAATCAATGAGAAAACTAGCTGTGATTCAAGAGGAAACCTGGCGTTCCCTTTTGCTTAAGGAAATATTAGGAGACGCAGAGAGGCAAGATAATTGGTCTGATTTTCACAAAAATGTGTATGATGAAGTCAGACAAATAGAAGCAATAGATAGCGACCTCATTGCCGAAGAAATTGTGATACCTGAAAATGTGAACCATACCATACTTAAAGAAGACCTGGAAGTCATTAAACAACGGCTGGAAGACAATAAATCGATCGGCTGGATGTTTAAAAATATTTTAGGGCGTAAGTACAGCTACATCTTTGAACAATGTAAGATCAATGGACTCGAAATCCGTCATAAACAGGATGTAGAAAAAATACTGAAATATACGGATGGGAACATTCTCATTCAGAAGCTTGTCCTAAAATGGAATCGAACGATGAATGAATATCAAGGGCCAACGATTGATGAAAACCAAAAAAGAATGACGACAACAGTAAAACAATTACTAGATGATATGGGGCAAATGGTCCGATGGGAAAAGGATATTATCCATGAATTAGACGGGATAAGAGATGAAATTGTTATTCCGAGGAAACCGCAGTGGGACTCCATGGAATGGTTTACGACACTTAAGAATGGATTAACGGCTATTTATTATCAGCAGCAGTTAAAACAGGCGAATACCATTTTCAATACAACAACGGATACCCTCGCCCAGGCAAATGCGAAATCGGGGAATATGGAAATAGTTGATGCTTTACTAACAGCTTGTCACGAAAAAGACGTCGCTTTATGGAAAGAATCGTGGAATGAATTGAAGCGATTGGAAGAACTAAACGAAAGCTTCCATCGATACAAAGAATTACATGAAAAGATTGAAAAAATGGCACCCCTTTGGTTGGAACAATTGGAAGAGCAAGGTGGTCAAGGCGAGGCAATGTATCCTCCTGAAGATTTAAGACTTGCCTGGAAATGGAAGAAACTTTCCACATGGATTGAGGATATCGAAAGCAAATCAACGATCGAAAAGCTAGAGGAAGACCTACAACTGGAGACCAACAACGAGTCTAAAATAATTAAACAACTCGTGGCAACATCTACATGGAAATCGCAAATTGAAAGAACGACAAAGGAACAGAAACGAAGTCTTTTTGCCTGGTTAAAGGCGATCCAACGAGTTGGAAAAGGTACTGGTAAATATGCCAATGTCTATAGGAAAGAAGCGAGTAAAGAAATGGCAACGGCCCGAGGAGCGATCCCTGTATGGATCATGCCAATCAAGAGTGTCATTGAGAATTTGGATTTAACGGCAGATCAGTTTGATGTCGTTATTGTCGATGAAAGTTCGCAAAGTAACCTGTTCTCACTGAGCGCCCTACTACGCGGGAAGAAGGCGGTTATTGTTGGTGACGATAACCAGATTAGTCCGGAAAGCGTTGGAACAGATATCGGTGAAACGCATGGTTTAATTGATCGCTATCTCAACAATATTCCAAACAAATTACAATTCGAGATGAAAACCAGTCTCTATGATACGGCAAGCCGGGTGTTTGACAGTAAAATTATTTTGAAAGAACATTTCCGCTGTGTTCCTGAGATCATTCAATTTTCGAATGACTTCATGTATGGGGGCATGATTGACCCACTTCGTCTCCCACTTGGAAATGAAGCCCTGGATCCACCGGTGAAGGCCATTCGTGTAGCAGACGGATATCGGAAAGAAGATAGTAAAAAGGCAATCAATGAGCCAGAGGCAGAAGCAATCGTTGAAGAAATTGCCCGCCTTTGTAAAGAGGAACAATATGCGAACAAAACATTTGGTGTTATTTCGCTCCAAGGCTATGATCAAGCGAATATTATTGAGAATAAATTACGCGAAGCAATCGGTGAAGAAGAGATGATCAATAGACAGATCATTTGTGGAGATGCTTACTCCTTCCAGGGAGACGAACGGGATGTCATATTCATGTCGCTCGTTGCAGCACCTAATATGCGAATTGGCCCGATGACAGGTCGATCCGCTTACCAACGATTTAATGTTGCAGCAAGCCGTGCACGGGATCAAATGTTGTTATTTCACTCTGTCGAATTAAATGACTTAAATCCCGAATGTGCCCGGTACAGACTATTACAGTATTGCAAAGAACCATATCGCGTACAGCAAGAAATCGATGAGGTGCAGGATGAATTTGATTCGAAATTTGAAGAAGATGTTTTCCGACTGATTAAAGCCCGAGGCTACAGAGTTATTCCACAGGTAAAAGTAGGAACGTTAGGAAAACGAATTGACCTCGTTGTTGAAGGCATGCGTAATCGCCTAGCTGTCGAATGTGATGGCGACAGATGGCATGGCCTTGATAAATGGGAAGAGGATATTGAACGACAACGTGTGCTCGAACGGGTTGGATGGACGTTCTGGAGAATTCGTGGCAGTCAGTTTTATCTAGACCGGGAAAAAGCACTTGAACCATTGTGGAAGAAATTAGATGAGATGGGAATACAGCCAGGCGGATAG
- a CDS encoding GmrSD restriction endonuclease domain-containing protein: MNELKVIFKDKANEINKLDNIETFYLHQQNKRYVHYLLARITHHIEVESGFDSKFEMYVTKESKNPFQIEHIWANKYERYMNEFDNETEFQKRRNHIGGLLLLPRSINQSYGDKEYAEKVEQYFGQNYLAKSLHKNCYQQNPGFLRYANNNDLPFKSYDEFDNNDLTERQKLYGEIAKQIWNVDKIKEF; encoded by the coding sequence TTGAACGAGTTAAAGGTAATATTTAAAGACAAGGCAAATGAAATTAACAAGTTAGATAATATAGAAACCTTTTATCTGCATCAGCAAAATAAAAGATACGTTCATTATTTACTTGCTCGCATTACACATCATATTGAAGTAGAAAGTGGATTCGACTCAAAATTTGAAATGTATGTAACAAAGGAATCGAAAAATCCCTTTCAGATTGAACATATCTGGGCTAATAAATACGAACGTTATATGAATGAATTTGATAATGAAACAGAGTTCCAAAAACGTCGTAATCATATCGGTGGACTTCTTTTACTGCCTAGAAGTATTAATCAAAGTTATGGTGATAAAGAATACGCTGAGAAGGTTGAACAGTATTTCGGACAAAATTACTTAGCTAAATCTCTTCATAAGAATTGTTACCAGCAAAACCCAGGATTCTTGAGATACGCTAACAACAATGATTTACCTTTTAAATCATATGATGAGTTTGATAATAATGATTTAACGGAAAGACAAAAGCTATACGGGGAAATTGCTAAGCAAATTTGGAATGTAGATAAGATTAAGGAATTTTGA
- the istA gene encoding IS21 family transposase, whose amino-acid sequence MLAMPEVNHIKNLRNNKSLSINEIVKRTGFAWKTVKKYADEDQLPEEKTPFKKGMMHEEKWGEIVSDWLMEDQALKKKLRRNNKNIFKQLQQLNFPGSYRTVCNFIAEWKDKMLDETDTVKEEYDRLTHPPAEAQIDFGVTEVVHEGKVKDIHCLILSFPFSNGGFVTPLPAENQECFLEGIKLLFAQVGFVPRELRLDNLSAAVVKARGHGQETIFTDGFQRFASHYGFEPIACNPRKGNEKGHVENKVGYVRYNFFTPSPVVQDLTHLRELLFKHCQDDHLRMHYKKGICIADLIKEEKKYGLALPEKEYPVFNKTLVSANKYGEVRIDGKEIHIPNSYHYTQLYVIKYWDDFKVVSPQGEMLYKGPRPYMNRSREIPWQSILKNWMRKPRSITYSRYFPYLPGRIAHHLNSESMKLRKERADWLQSLIIKYSMQEIDERFYELLPVDDKENGNESLHDSIAHPYNVNWSIYDSLQPLNHSLKGEEVENV is encoded by the coding sequence ATGCTAGCAATGCCTGAAGTTAATCATATCAAAAATTTACGTAATAATAAATCACTATCAATTAATGAAATAGTAAAACGAACCGGTTTTGCTTGGAAAACCGTTAAGAAATACGCGGATGAAGATCAATTACCCGAGGAAAAAACACCATTTAAAAAGGGTATGATGCATGAAGAAAAATGGGGAGAAATTGTATCTGACTGGCTAATGGAGGACCAAGCACTTAAAAAGAAATTGCGAAGGAATAATAAGAATATATTTAAACAATTACAGCAATTAAATTTCCCAGGTTCTTACCGAACCGTTTGTAACTTTATCGCTGAATGGAAAGACAAAATGTTAGATGAAACTGACACAGTAAAAGAGGAATATGACAGGTTAACACATCCCCCAGCGGAAGCACAGATAGACTTTGGAGTTACAGAAGTTGTACATGAAGGGAAAGTAAAAGATATCCATTGTCTGATTTTGAGTTTCCCCTTTAGTAATGGAGGCTTTGTAACACCATTGCCAGCAGAAAATCAAGAGTGCTTTTTGGAAGGTATTAAACTACTTTTTGCACAAGTCGGCTTTGTTCCGAGGGAATTACGGTTAGATAATCTATCAGCAGCCGTTGTAAAGGCTAGAGGTCATGGTCAGGAAACCATTTTCACTGATGGTTTTCAACGATTTGCCAGTCACTATGGATTTGAGCCAATAGCCTGTAATCCAAGAAAGGGAAACGAAAAAGGGCATGTAGAAAATAAGGTTGGTTACGTTCGATATAATTTCTTTACGCCGTCACCGGTTGTTCAGGATTTGACGCACTTGCGTGAGTTATTGTTCAAACATTGTCAGGATGATCATTTAAGAATGCATTATAAAAAGGGAATTTGTATCGCTGATCTCATAAAGGAAGAAAAGAAATATGGTCTCGCATTACCTGAGAAAGAGTATCCAGTATTTAATAAAACGCTGGTTTCGGCTAATAAATATGGTGAGGTAAGAATTGATGGAAAGGAAATCCACATACCGAATAGTTATCACTATACACAATTGTACGTAATTAAGTACTGGGATGACTTTAAAGTGGTCTCTCCGCAAGGAGAAATGCTTTATAAGGGACCTAGACCATATATGAATCGATCTAGAGAAATTCCATGGCAATCCATTTTGAAAAATTGGATGAGGAAACCAAGATCAATTACCTATTCTAGATACTTCCCATATCTTCCAGGAAGAATCGCGCATCATTTGAATAGTGAATCAATGAAACTCAGAAAAGAACGTGCCGACTGGTTACAGAGTTTAATAATAAAATACAGTATGCAAGAAATAGATGAGCGTTTCTATGAATTGTTACCAGTAGATGATAAAGAAAATGGAAATGAATCATTACATGATTCGATTGCACATCCGTATAATGTAAATTGGAGTATCTACGACTCCCTTCAACCTTTAAACCATTCGTTGAAAGGAGAGGAAGTAGAGAATGTCTAA